A region of Dioscorea cayenensis subsp. rotundata cultivar TDr96_F1 chromosome 5, TDr96_F1_v2_PseudoChromosome.rev07_lg8_w22 25.fasta, whole genome shotgun sequence DNA encodes the following proteins:
- the LOC120261303 gene encoding pentatricopeptide repeat-containing protein At1g10270 produces MSLFRLLSRSLRSSSSIPSNALIFSTSSRSFAFSSAEEAAAERRRRKRRLRIEPPLHALRRDPSAPRPPRDPNAPRLPDSTSALVGPRLNLHNRVQSLIRSGDLDSASATARHAVFSSTRPTVFTCNAISAAMLRAGRLEDGINLHTFFFVQSNLVPNVVSYNILINTFCEAGNVDEALKVYQHILATAPFSPSAVTYRHLTKGLIDSNRIGEAVDLLREMLSRGHGADSLVYNNLIAGFIDLGNMDKALELFDELRERCKVYDGVVHATFMEAHFKQGKDKEAMDSYQSLLDLQFKMSPVTCNVLLEVLLKHEKIKEAEKLFEQMLDAHTPPSFTGINTDTYNIMVNECFKKGRFLESIEVFHRTGKKACAMDVGCYNNIIVKLCENGLVSEAEKLFDEMHGKSVIPNAATYGFLIEGCLEVGRIEDALNYFEKMASGGDGAPKVDVSFYNKMFERLVKVGSVSSAMEIFGKMGERGLKPNSMSYELLIDGLCKEGDLDRAIHLMEEMLRSGASASPEFRERIMNAFAQAGRVEEVERMLGEKTGSFVPQAQQVAA; encoded by the coding sequence ATGTCTCTCTTCCGCCTCCTCAGCCGCTCTCTCCGATCATCCTCTTCGATTCCCTCCAATGCTTTGATCTTCTCCACTTCCTCCCGCTCCTTCGCCTTCTCCTCTGCCGAAGAGGCTGCCGCCGAGCGCCGCCGCCGCAAGCGCCGCCTCCGCATCGAGCCCCCTCTTCACGCTCTCCGCCGTGATCCCTCCGCTCCTCGCCCTCCTCGCGATCCCAACGCCCCTCGCCTTCCTGACTCCACCTCCGCCCTTGTCGGCCCCCGCCTCAACCTCCACAACCGCGTGCAGTCCCTCATCCGCTCTGGCGACCTTGATTCCGCCTCTGCCACCGCCCGCCATGCCGTTTTCTCCTCCACTCGCCCCACCGTCTTCACCTGCAACGCCATCTCCGCCGCCATGCTCCGTGCTGGCCGGCTTGAGGATGGTATCAATCTCCACACCTTTTTCTTCGTCCAATCCAACCTCGTTCCCAACGTTGTCTCCTATAACATTCTTATCAATACCTTTTGCGAGGCTGGGAACGTCGATGAGGCGCTCAAGGTGTACCAGCACATCCTTGCCACAGCCCCTTTCTCTCCCTCGGCTGTCACCTATCGCCATCTCACCAAAGGCCTTATTGATTCCAATCGGATTGGTGAGGCCGTGGACCTCCTCCGCGAGATGCTCAGCCGCGGCCATGGTGCCGATTCCTTAGTGTACAACAACCTCATTGCCGGATTCATTGATCTTGGGAACATGGACAAGGCCCTTGAGCTCTTTGATGAGCTTCGGGAACGATGCAAGGTTTACGATGGCGTTGTCCATGCTACCTTCATGGAGGCTCATTTCAAGCAGGGGAAGGACAAAGAAGCCATGGATTCTTATCAATCCCTTCTTGATCTTCAGTTCAAGATGAGTCCTGTGACGTGCAATGTTCTCCTTGAGGTCCTTCTGAAGCATGAGAAGATCAAGGAGGCAGAGAAGCTGTTTGAGCAGATGCTGGATGCCCATACTCCTCCAAGCTTCACTGGTATCAATACTGACACCTACAACATCATGGTGAATGAATGCTTTAAGAAAGGCAGGTTTTTGGAGTCAATTGAAGTGTTCCACAGGACAGGCAAGAAAGCGTGTGCTATGGATGTGGGGTGCTACAATAATATAATTGTAAAGCTTTGTGAGAATGGCTTGGTGTCGGAGGCAGAGAagctgtttgatgaaatgcacGGGAAGTCTGTCATCCCGAACGCTGCAACCTatgggtttttgattgaaggaTGTCTTGAGGTAGGGAGGATCGAAGATGCATTAAACTATTTTGAGAAGATGGCGAGTGGTGGGGATGGTGCTCCTAAGGTTGATGTGAGTTTCTATAATAAGATGTTTGAAAGGCTGGTGAAGGTAGGATCGGTTAGTAGTGCCATGGAGATTTTTGGGAAAATGGGTGAAAGAGGACTGAAGCCAAATTCAATGAGTTATGAACTTTTGATTGATGGACTTTGCAAAGAAGGAGATTTGGACAGAGCCATACATTTGATGGAAGAGATGCTACGGTCTGGTGCCAGTGCTTCTCCTGAGTTCCGTGAGAGGATAATGAATGCCTTTGCGCAAGCAGGGCGTGTTGAAGAGGTTGAAAGGATGCTTGGAGAGAAAACAGGCTCTTTTGTTCCTCAAGCCCAGCAGGTAGCTGCCTGA
- the LOC120259902 gene encoding uncharacterized protein LOC120259902 — MVIVFSPNRILLRRSVLVGLPIDMMVPLYKYTAEECQWRVHASKEGIHDVFRLKTMQATHICGGGIGTTSHPKARKKWVSEHVKHKLKETLLYRAVDLQKDILHDHSVRLPYKRAWMGKKVVRSVIYGCEVSSYDLLLWYAYKVFETNPGSIVTIDKDVGFKHGCKPLLFIDGTHLLAKYGGILLGAMAKDGNDGLFHVAFAIVDNEIDENWTWFLATLGEALYGQDTYDKIITFISDRSKGLVNTVMRVFPSSPHGYCLRHLEANFIKTNSSLGKAL; from the exons ATGGTGATAGTTTTCTCTCCCAACAGAATTCTTCTGAGGCGCTCAGTATTGGTAGGTTTACCGATAGACATGATGGTTCCACTTTACAA GTACACTGCTGAGGAATGCCAATGGCGAGTGCATGCTTCTAAAGAGGGAATTCATGATGTGTTCCGGCTGAAGACAATGCAAGCAACTCACATTTGTGGTGGAGGAATTGGTACTACATCACATCCAAAAGCAAGGAAGAAGTGGGTTTCTGAACATgtcaaacataaattaaaagaaacactaTTATACAGAGCTGTTGACTTACAAAAAGACATATTGCATGACCACAGTGTTCGTCTTCCATACAAGCGTGCTTGGATGGGGAAGAAGGTTGTGAGGTCGGTGATTTATGGTTGTGAGGTTAGTAGCTATGATTTGCTTCTATGGTACGCATATAAAGTATTCGAGACAAATCCCGGTAGCATTGTTACCATTGACAAAGACG TGGGGTTCAAGCATGGGTGCAAgccattactttttattgatgGAACCCATTTGCTGGCCAAGTATGGTGGGATTCTGCTAGGGGCAATGGCTAAAGATGGCAATGATGGTCTATTCCATGTAGCATTTGCTATTGTCGacaatgaaattgatgagaacTGGACTTGGTTTCTTGCTACTCTTGGGGAGGCCTTGTACGGTCAAGATAcctatgataaaattattacatttatatCAGATCGATCGAAGGGCCTGGTTAATACCGTCATGCGAGTCTTCCCCTCTTCACCACATGGTTATTGCCTACGTCATTTGGAGGCGAACTTCATAAAGACCAACTCTAGCCTCGGTAAAGCTTTGTGA